One region of Brassica napus cultivar Da-Ae chromosome A10, Da-Ae, whole genome shotgun sequence genomic DNA includes:
- the LOC106412393 gene encoding probable RNA-dependent RNA polymerase 3, which yields MLTCSSYLTGSDQASLHSEISLSSSVENLLKRIYSKHNHPQIKAETRRRLSSVSQELASETLRKVFNARCVKGTLDGFINYLLDQAVSSVYISPRRCSGGSPVLSPRTPGKKSCRLFHDMSLLDSEVPSPKSLKLEVNGGSQLLALGELEFKKAFLLLSYIPGQSLGQVTTAEKIRQWNNLPMVEYEAAVWNHLGRFHCSPKDRRVPLEWDNGNTYYYQCLVAPDGSYRFKGPLVEKSGTHLHKVLGDENVLTVKFADVPGQETYCNDIYSAYKEIAKNGIMVGLRRYQFFVFKDGGKEEKKKDFSTKGVKCYFIRTGSTASYDMRNPYIFSGKSIHEARMHFMHVHTLPTLAKYMARFSLILSKTRKLEVDMSGITFQQIDDIHCHDQDRNDVLDKNGKPCIHSDGTGYISEDLARMCPTDLFKGKRIRSVNNKQASNVKEPPLLIQFRMFHSGYAVKGTFLLNKKLPPRTVQVRPSMVKVSKDPALSEFSTTFNSLEVVTTSNPPRRTKLSRNLVALLSYGGVPNDFFLDILHNTLEESKTVFENVHAAMKAAYNYGEMDEFNALRMIMLGMPLDEPHLKDQLSILLKTQRNDLKAGKLHVTESYYLMGTVDPTGKLKQNEVCVILESGQISGDVLVYRNPGLHFGDIHVLKATYVKALEEYVGNSKYGVFFPQIGPRSLGDEIAGGDFDGDMYFVSRNPKLLEHFKPSEPWVSSSPPSRIYAGTAPSELTPEMLEEKLFRIFLEARFNSSNVVGAAADSWLTIMDRYLTLGDERAKEKAGRKRQILKAIDVYYDALDAPKNGAKVYLPLDLRFESFPHYMEYKHKKSFNSTSILGLIYDTVVSQNEEEPPPCEIKKLPCFEDELVPESHMEKWGGWYENYKDEMEQAMKTDENNKKELASEVIKKYKQEFYGGAEFKDIKRNLDAFYPQALALYNIVYDYAILKNNVRYCGFVWRVAGRVLCDFYLEKKVDGEGEESFSAAGSVVKKLYG from the exons atgttaacttGTTCGTCCTATCTTACAGGCAGCGACCAAGCTTCTCTGCACTCAGAGATCTCTCTTTCGAGTAGCGTCGAAAACCTTCTCAAACGAATCTACAGTAAACACAATCATCCTCAGATAAAGGCGGAGACAAGACGCAGACTTTCTTCGGTTTCTCAGGAGCTCGCTTCGGAAACACTCAGAAAAGTTTTCAATGCGAGATGTGTTAAAGGGACCCTTGATGGGTTCATCAACTATCTTCTTGACCAAGCAGTTTCTTCTGTTTATATCTCTCCAAGGCGGTGCTCCGGCGGGTCTCCGGTACTGTCTCCCAGAACTCCTGGGAAAAAAAGTTGCAGGCTTTTCCATG ATATGTCTCTTCTTGATTCTGAAGTTCcttctcctaagtctttgaaACTAGAAGTCAACGGAGGTTCTCAGCTCTTAGCTTTGGGTGAACTTGAGTTTAAAAAGGCGTTTTTGTTGCTTTCCTATATTCCAGG GCAATCTTTGGGCCAAGTTACAACTGCTGAGAAGATCAGACAATGGAATAATTTGCCTATGGTTGAATACGAAGCTGCAGTTTGGAACCATTTGGGCCGGTTTCATTGTTCCCCAAAAGACCGAAGAGTT CCGCTTGAATGGGATAATGGGAATACTTATTATTATCAGTGTCTTGTTGCTCCCGACGGTAGCTACAGATTCAAG GGCCCTCTTGTGGAGAAATCTGGAACACACCTGCACAAGGTTTTGGGTGATGAAAATGTTTTAACTGTCAAATTCGCGGACGTGCCAGGCCAGGAAACCTATTGTAATGACATCTACTCTGCATATAAAGAAATTGCCAAGAATGGTATCATGGTTGGTTTACGCCGTTATCAGTTTTTTG TTTTCAAAGATggaggaaaagaagagaagaagaaagatttttCTACCAAGGGAGTGAAGTGTTACTTTATACGCACAGGCTCTACAGCTTCCTATGATATGAGGAACCCCTATATCTTCTCTGGGAAGTCAATTCATGAAGCCCGTATGCATTTTATGCACGTCCATACATTGCCGACTTTGGCCAAATATATGGCAAG ATTTTCCTTAATTCTGTCAAAGACTAGGAAGCTTGAAGTTGACATGAGTGGGATTACATTCCAGCAAATTGATGACATACACTGCCAT GATCAAGATAGGAATGATGTTCTTGATAAGAATGGAAAACCTTGTATACATTCAGATGGAACTGGCTACATCTCTGAGGACCTCGCTCGGATGTGTCCAACAGATCTTTTTAAAGGAAAACGCATCAGAAGTGTTAATAATAAGCAG GCAAGCAATGTTAAAGAACCG CCTCTGCTGATCCAGTTTCGGATGTTTCACTCTGGCTATGCTGTTAAGGGGACTTTTCTCTTGAACAAAAAA CTTCCTCCTCGGACAGTCCAGGTTCGTCCTTCTATGGTCAAGGTGTCCAAAGATCCAGCCTTGTCTGAGTTCAGCACCACCTTTAACTCCCTGGAGGTTGTCACCACAAG TAATCCACCAAGAAGAACGAAGCTATCGAGGAACTTGGTCGCGCTTCTGAGCTATGGAGGAGTTCCTAATGACTTCTTTTTGGATATATTGCACAACACGTTGGAAGAGTCGAAAACAGTATTTGAAAACGTACATGCTGCGATGAAAG CTGCTTATAATTATGGGGAAATGGACGAGTTTAATGCATTAAGAATGATCATGCTGGGTATGCCACTTGATGAACCACACCTGAAGGATCAACTGTCTATTCTTCTAAAGACACAGAGGAATGATCTCAAAGCAGGAAAGCTTCATGTTACCGAGTCATACTATCTCATGGGCACAGTTGATCCCACCGGAAAGCTCAAGCAAAACGAAGTCTGCGTCATCCT CGAGTCTGGACAAATATCTGGGGATGTGCTAGTTTACAGGAACCCTGGACTACATTTTGGAGACATACATGTACTTAAGGCTACATATGTTAAGGCCTTGGAAGAGTATGTAGGAAACTCCAAGTATGGTGTGTTCTTCCCTCAGATAGGTCCAAGATCTTTGGGTGATGAGATTGCAGGTGGTGACTTTGATGGTGATATGTATTTCGTTTCCAGAAACCCCAAG CTACTCGAACACTTCAAGCCAAGTGAACCATGGGTTAGCTCTTCTCCTCCTAGTAGAATTTATGCTGGTACAGCGCCAAGTGAACTTACACCAGAAATGCTGGAAGAGAAGCTTTTCAGAATATTTTTGGAGGCAAGATTTAATTCCAG CAACGTTGTAGGGGCAGCTGCTGATAGTTGGCTAACAATAATGGACCGTTACCTCACGTTAGGAGATGAGAGAGCTAAGGAAAAAGCTGGGAGGAAGAGACAAATTCTCAAGGCTATTGATGTATACTATGATGCTCTTGATGCACCGAAAAACGGGGCTAAGGTCTATCTCCCATTAGACTTAAGGTTCGAGAGTTTTCCACATTACATGGAGTATAAGCATAAGAAAAGTTTCAACTCCACTTCTATTCTTGGATTAATCTATGACACCGTCGTATCTCAGAATGAAGAGGAACCCCCTCCATGTG AAATCAAGAAACTACCGTGTTTTGAAGATGAGCTGGTCCCTGAGTCTCACATGGAGAAATGGGGAGGCTGGTACGAGAACTATAAAGATGAAATGGAACAAGCGATGAAAACAGATGAGAATAATAAAAAGGAATTAGCCAGTGAAGTCATCAAGAAGTACAAGCAG GAGTTCTATGGTGGTGCAGAGTTTAAAGACATAAAGAGAAACCTGGACGCATTCTACCCACAAGCCTTGGCACTTTACAACATCGTTTACGATTATGCCATCTTAAAGAACAACGTACGTTATTGCGGGTTTGTCTGGAGGGTTGCAGGACGGGTCCTCTGCGATTTTTACCTTGAGAAGAAGGTGGATGGGGAGGGGGAGGAGTCATTCTCTGCTGCAGGTTCTGTGGTCAAAAAGCTCTATGGTTGA
- the LOC106412894 gene encoding probable serine/threonine-protein kinase PBL5 gives MQDSQESSESMDSSATINGQDGGDLDEQDPFDNNEFLNHAWLYNIAIPDNLYPQDANPHPLSPPRLTHFTFRWQEILDGTQNLHNTNLLRRGDSSQVYLCDFPRFDKVGAAKIRDLQDGEAHPEFVAEIKALHRANNPNVVKLLGKCVNREHCVIVHEFIPKGSLDHYLFAGNKTNQVLDWYTRMRIAVGVAEALVYVHEELKMIHRDVRASKVLLDEDFMPKLSGFGLATRIVEDEAGVEQQSEISRIKGSTGCIAPETEWFGLVSSKSDVYSYGVFLLTLFTGRKAFDIEELGPARTLTDWLMPVLNIEECMPLVVDAALARWFSAEGLVRLFHVARMCLDQEVVARPTMRFVELMVRHAADYEALEWLPVTKRSSI, from the exons ATGCAAGACTCACAAGAATCATCGGAATCAATGGATTCGTCTGCAACTATCAACGGCCAGGACGGCGGCGATTTAGATGAACAAGACCCATTTGACAATAACGAGTTCCTCAACCACGCTTGGCTCTACAATATCGCAATCCCAGACAATCTTTATCCTCAAG ATGCGAATCCTCATCCGTTATCTCCACCACGACTTACTCACTTCACGTTTCGATGGCAAGAGATCTTAGACGGAACACAAAACCTCCACAACACGAACTTGCTCCGTCGAGGCGACTCCAGCCAAGTCTATCTCTGCGATTTCCCAAGATTTGATAAG GTCGGAGCTGCAAAGATTCGAGATTTACAAGACGGAGAGGCTCACCCTGAGTTCGTGGCAGAGATCAAAGCCTTACACAGAGCTAATAACCCGAACGTGGTCAAACTTCTCGGCAAATGTGTCAACCGCGAACACTGCGTCATCGTCCACGAGTTCATACCAAAAGGCTCTCTCGATCACTACCTCTTTGCTGGTAATAAAACCAATCAGGTTTTGGATTGGTACACAAGGATGAGAATCGCAGTGGGTGTAGCTGAAGCTCTTGTTTACGTACACGAGGAGTTGAAGATGATTCACAGAGATGTTAGGGCTTCCAAGGTTTTACTTGATGAGGATTTTATGCCGAAGCTGAGTGGTTTTGGATTAGCGACAAGAATCGTTGAAGATGAAGCTGGTGTTGAGCAGCAGAGCGAGATCAGTAGGATCAAGGGAAGTACGGGATGCATAGCACCCGAAACAGagtggttcggtttggtttcgaGCAAGTCTGATGTCTACAGCTACGGAGTTTTCCTGTTGACGCTTTTCACTGGAAGGAAAGCTTTTGATATTGAAGAACTTGGTCCAGCAAGGACGCTCACTGATTGG TTAATGCCAGTATTGAACATAGAAGAGTGTATGCCTCTGGTTGTTGATGCTGCGCTGGCTAGATGGTTTTCGGCTGAAGGTTTGGTCAGATTATTTCATGTGGCGAGGATGTGTTTGGACCAAGAGGTAGTCGCACGGCCTACTATGCGTTTCGTGGAGTTGATGGTTCGTCACGCTGCAGATTATGAGGCCCTAGAGTGGCTCCCAGTGACCAAGAGGTCTTCGATTTAG
- the LOC106415367 gene encoding two-component response regulator-like APRR3: MCFNKNDITNEVVTERQAFGSSEEDDSRVEDTAGNANNLLQITQQQQPSAPVVNWERYLPVRSLKVLLVENDDSTRHIVTALLKNCSYEVTAVPDVLEAWKVLEDENSCIDLVLTEVVMPVNSGTGLLSKIMSHQTLKNIPVIMMSSHDSMVLVFKCLSNGAVDFLVKPIRKNELKNLWQHVWRRCHSSSGSGSESGIHNKKSVKTESTDEGSEDDASMSDEDNGNDDNGSNGLSNGEGGSDHGSGTQSSWTKRASDVNVGTYGNECERLKKLKEVEDENGQIGMGSQAGQCMSKKAVIALERNNDDLLNRSSGNSQVETKTPSSNPEDLQSLELTFTKPKEAGDQRVGGDRSVLRHSNHSAFSKYNNGATSANKAPEENVGSCSPQDSSVAKIIGSSSSSDNPSNQQSSGSDRAAQREAALMKFRLKRKERCFEKKVRYHSRKKLAEQRPRIKGQFIRKMDASKSGNECQSSDDSSSKIGKED, encoded by the exons ATGTGTTTCAATAAGAACGATATTACAAACGAAGTGGTAACCGAGAGACAAGCGTTTGGTTCATCCGAAGAAGATGATTCTCGAGTAGAAGATACAGCTGGAAACGCCAACAATTTGTTACAGATTACTCAACAACAACAGCCTTCAGCTCCTGTTGTTAACTGGGAGAGATATCTTCCCGTTAGATCGCTTAAGGTTCTCCTGGTGGAGAATGATGACTCAACTCGCCACATTGTTACTGCTCTTTTGAAGAATTGCAGCTACGAAG TTACTGCTGTTCCGGATGTTCTCGAAGCATGGAAAGTCCTAGAAGACGAGAACAGTTGCATTGATCTTGTCTTAACGGAGGTTGTTATGCCTGTGAACTCTGGAACCGGTCTGTTGTCCAAGATTATGAGCCATCAGACACTTAAGAACATCCCCGTCATAA TGATGTCATCTCATGATTCGATGGTTCTGGTGTTCAAGTGTTTGTCGAATGGTGCTGTTGATTTCCTCGTGAAACCTATTAGAAAGAACGAGCTGAAGAATCTTTGGCAGCATGTCTGGAGAAGATGCCACAGC TCTAGCGGCAGCGGGAGTGAGAGTGGGATACACAACAAGAAGTCAGTGAAAACTGAAAGCACTGATGAAGGGTCAGAAGATGATGCCAGCATGAGTGATGAAGATAACGGGAATGATGATAATGGGAGTAATGGATTGAGTAACGGAGAGGGTGGGAGTGATCATGGGAGTGGAACTCAG AGCTCTTGGACCAAAAGAGCCAGTGATGTTAACGTGGGAACCTATGGCAACGAATGCGAACGTCTTAAGAAACTGAAGGAGGTTGAAGATGAGAATGGACAAATAG GCATGGGATCGCAGGCAGGACAATGTATGAGTAAGAAAGCTGTTATAGCTTTGGAGAGAAACAATGATGACTTGCTGAATCGCTCCTCTGGTAACTCACAAGTAGAGACCAAAACACCTTCATCTAACCCTGAAGATTTGCAATCACTAGAGCTTACTTTTACAAAACCAAAAGAGGCTGGAGATCAGAGAGTCGGTGGTGATCGAAGTGTTCTGAGGCATTCAAATCACTCTGCATTCTCAAA ATACAACAACGGTGCTACTTCTGCTAACAAG GCTCCAGAAGAAAACGTAGGAAGCTGTTCTCCTCAAGACAGTTCCGTTGCCAAAATAATTGGTTCCAGTTCAAGCAGTGACAATCCTTCGAATCAGCAGTCTAGTGGAAGCGACCGAGCCGCACAAAGAGAGGCTGCTCTGATGAAGTTTCGCCTTAAACGTAAAGAGCGATGTTTTGAGAAGAAG GTAAGGTACCATAGCAGGAAGAAACTAGCTGAGCAACGGCCTCGCATCAAAGGTCAATTCATTCGCAA GATGGATGCTTCTAAATCAGGAAATGAGTGTCAGAGTAGTGACGACAGTTCAAGCAAAATTGGTAAAGAAGACTGA
- the LOC106414791 gene encoding pumilio homolog 18-like — protein MAMTDNNNPFSMSTMSDALQHIPFSKGVSGYIPPPGFAPRSSSAVADTRSNSLFNVMTSGKGLAQFKDIISKSDRKELQLMASLLTSDSDYFMEVVRNINGSRRVQKLLGISDDVDALFYAAILRRFYHIITDKYATYVAIRAMLVFDQKKQYVMYEHLLHHALDIARNQYGCIALNEVITDADDPFYRNLLLDVVARNALYLSNDPSGNFVVQHVLALYDLRCTHNVGVSLHGHCVDLSFKKYGSYIVEKLLDTEESMAVVVVELLECERGRLTRLARNEFGSFVVVKALKITQGMNRVDLFRGLVQKLMPVRHLLVRSHGSNIVNFLESTI, from the coding sequence ATGGCAATGACCGATAACAATAATCCCTTTTCCATGTCGACAATGTCTGATGCTTTACAACACATCCCTTTCTCTAAAGGAGTCTCCGGTTACATTCCTCCTCCGGGATTCGCCCCACGCTCCTCCTCCGCCGTAGCAGACACTCGCTCAAACTCTCTGTTCAACGTTATGACTAGCGGCAAAGGCTTGGCCCAGTTTAAAGATATCATCTCAAAGTCTGACCGAAAAGAGCTTCAGCTGATGGCGTCGTTGCTTACGTCAGACTCCGACTACTTCATGGAGGTCGTCAGAAACATTAACGGGTCGAGACGCGTCCAGAAGCTCCTCGGAATATCAGACGACGTGGACGCTTTATTCTACGCCGCTATCTTGCGCCGCTTCTACCACATTATCACCGATAAGTACGCAACGTACGTGGCGATACGAGCTATGCTCGTTTTCGACCAGAAGAAGCAGTATGTAATGTACGAGCACCTTCTCCACCACGCGCTCGACATAGCGCGTAATCAGTACGGCTGCATTGCGCTCAATGAGGTTATAACCGATGCGGATGATCCTTTCTACAGAAATCTTCTACTAGACGTGGTAGCGCGCAACGCTCTCTACCTAAGCAATGATCCTTCAGGGAACTTCGTGGTCCAACACGTGCTTGCACTCTATGACTTGCGTTGCACGCATAACGTTGGTGTTAGTCTTCATGGCCATTGCGTTGATCTGTCGTTTAAGAAGTATGGAAGCTACATCGTAGAGAAGCTTCTAGATACTGAGGAATCAATGGCTGTGGTGGTTGTGGAGCTTTTGGAGTGTGAAAGAGGCAGGTTGACGAGGCTGGCGAGGAATGAGTTTGGGAGTTTCGTGGTGGTCAAGGCATTGAAAATCACGCAGGGGATGAATAGGGTCGATCTGTTTAGGGGTTTGGTGCAGAAGCTGATGCCTGTTCGCCACCTTTTGGTTAGGTCTCACGGAAGCAACATTGTAAACTTCTTGGAGTCGACTATTTAA